The following are from one region of the Paenibacillus sp. JZ16 genome:
- a CDS encoding YxcD family protein: protein MVLSMDEIVNAVCLHQAERRGVKPTDVSLELSWDEDTGYTAEVWVGGRTQYLIEANLIEAILRYLYSEYNIRAYSEQVRLELEDEIIAIVQQ, encoded by the coding sequence ATGGTTCTAAGCATGGACGAAATCGTCAATGCGGTCTGCCTTCATCAGGCGGAACGCAGAGGCGTCAAACCAACCGATGTATCGCTTGAGCTTAGCTGGGACGAAGATACCGGATATACAGCTGAAGTATGGGTCGGCGGAAGAACGCAATATTTGATTGAGGCTAACCTCATCGAAGCTATTCTCCGCTACCTGTACTCCGAATACAATATCCGCGCTTACAGTGAGCAAGTACGACTTGAGCTGGAA
- a CDS encoding PadR family transcriptional regulator: MNTLSYGLLGLLARRESSGYDLMLRIQPFWQAKHSQIYPLLSSMEEKQLLSSHWVQQSDKPDKKIYAITEKGMQKLREWMYQPIAPAVTKDELSLRTFCLWLTEIGIAVDIFEDRRIGYLEKKRYYEQILEGIPEDTREIGSKAFSNYVLATKGLMMAETELKWCDWVLELLRQQQHTTASKHGRTNFETLS, from the coding sequence ATGAATACGTTGTCATACGGCTTGTTAGGCTTACTAGCAAGAAGAGAATCATCAGGATATGATTTGATGCTTCGAATACAGCCCTTTTGGCAGGCCAAACACAGTCAAATCTATCCCCTGCTGTCCAGCATGGAGGAGAAACAGCTGTTGTCCTCGCACTGGGTTCAGCAAAGCGATAAACCGGACAAGAAAATTTATGCGATTACAGAAAAAGGCATGCAGAAGCTGCGTGAATGGATGTACCAACCAATCGCGCCTGCAGTCACCAAGGATGAACTTTCTCTTCGAACCTTTTGCCTGTGGCTGACGGAGATCGGCATCGCCGTCGATATTTTCGAGGACCGCAGAATCGGGTATCTGGAGAAAAAACGTTATTATGAGCAGATTTTAGAGGGAATTCCGGAGGATACCCGCGAGATTGGAAGCAAGGCTTTCAGCAATTATGTACTCGCTACCAAAGGGCTGATGATGGCTGAAACCGAGCTGAAATGGTGTGATTGGGTACTGGAATTACTGAGACAGCAGCAGCACACAACAGCCTCAAAACATGGCCGCACAAATTTTGAAACCTTATCGTGA
- a CDS encoding beta-class carbonic anhydrase, whose product MEKHLNSILEHNRSFVENKEYESYLTGRFPEKKLVIITCMDTRLVELLPKAMNFKNGDVKIIKNAGAIISQPFGSVMRSVMVALYELHAEEVIVVGHYECGMASLNADDMIQHMRDRGISDEVLSTLENSGIRLSKWLRGFDNITDGVKNTVSLIKNHPLLPPNVPVHGMVIDPNTGALDLVVEGYENE is encoded by the coding sequence ATGGAAAAACACCTTAACAGCATACTGGAACACAATCGCAGCTTTGTAGAGAATAAAGAGTACGAATCCTACCTGACAGGGCGTTTTCCTGAGAAGAAACTCGTCATTATTACTTGTATGGATACACGATTGGTTGAACTGCTCCCTAAAGCGATGAATTTCAAAAATGGCGACGTCAAAATCATTAAAAATGCCGGCGCGATCATTTCACAGCCCTTCGGAAGTGTTATGCGAAGCGTCATGGTTGCACTGTACGAGCTGCACGCCGAAGAAGTCATCGTTGTGGGTCACTACGAATGCGGCATGGCTTCCTTGAACGCGGATGATATGATCCAGCATATGAGAGACCGCGGCATATCCGATGAAGTGTTATCCACGCTGGAAAACTCCGGCATCCGGTTATCCAAATGGCTTCGCGGTTTCGATAACATTACGGACGGCGTAAAAAATACGGTGAGCCTGATTAAAAACCACCCGCTTCTTCCTCCAAACGTTCCCGTTCATGGCATGGTCATCGACCCTAACACCGGCGCGCTTGATCTGGTCGTAGAAGGATACGAGAACGAATAA
- a CDS encoding iron-sulfur cluster biosynthesis family protein: MNIQLTRQAELKLKDKLGDKPGAIRLIYDTEGCGCAVNGVPSLRIVDEPTTEDIAVETGSPVSFIVNRKQAVFFEEKMRLDADPATYSFRLDSSGQNYGTNIQVLDARA; this comes from the coding sequence GTGAATATTCAACTCACCCGGCAAGCCGAGCTGAAGCTGAAGGACAAGCTCGGGGACAAGCCGGGCGCAATCAGGCTGATCTATGACACGGAGGGATGCGGATGTGCCGTCAACGGCGTCCCAAGCCTGCGTATTGTAGATGAGCCGACGACGGAAGATATCGCTGTCGAGACAGGCAGCCCGGTGTCGTTTATCGTAAACCGCAAGCAGGCCGTTTTTTTCGAAGAGAAGATGAGGCTCGATGCAGATCCAGCCACTTACTCCTTCCGGCTGGACAGCAGCGGACAGAACTATGGCACCAATATTCAAGTATTAGATGCCAGAGCGTAA
- a CDS encoding carboxypeptidase M32 — translation MAVQHLPQWEQFDRLVRKIMSYYEAIGLLHWDLRTGAPRKGTEIRSETIGVLSTEAFKLQISEEMGQLLSFFSEPEQAHQLDDRERRMIAEVRKVYDQSKSIPPERFQEYSILAAQSETKWEEAKKNSDFEGFEPYLTKIVAFKQEFIDYWGVKNTRYDTLLDMYEPDLTVEKVDAIFDRLKARLVPLVHAIQKSPYKPRTDFLKQLFPKEQQEKFSLFLLEQMGYDFEAGRLDESVHPFATGLNPGDVRITTMYLPDDVLSAVFSSLHEGGHALYEQNIDKELAGTPLSGGTSMGIHESQSRLWENMIGRSRPFWRRYFADLQQHFPEQLKDVDIEDFYLAANKVENSLIRIEADELTYNLHIIIRYEIEKKLFNEGLAVKDLPETWNAKYKEYLGIMPPNDGMGVLQDVHWSGGDFGYFASYSLGNMYAAQMLHTMRKELPNLDQLIEEGNLAPIKEWLTDKVYKYGKSEKPSEIIVRVTGEELNPDYLADYLEEKYKEIYKL, via the coding sequence ATGGCAGTACAACATTTACCACAATGGGAACAATTTGATCGATTGGTTCGCAAAATTATGAGTTATTACGAAGCTATTGGCCTACTTCATTGGGATTTACGGACGGGTGCTCCACGCAAGGGAACCGAAATCCGTTCAGAAACGATCGGGGTTTTATCTACAGAGGCATTTAAACTGCAAATATCGGAAGAGATGGGTCAGCTGTTATCATTTTTTTCGGAGCCGGAACAGGCGCATCAGCTGGATGATCGCGAACGCCGCATGATTGCGGAAGTGCGGAAGGTGTACGATCAGAGCAAATCCATTCCGCCTGAACGCTTTCAGGAGTATTCCATTCTCGCCGCCCAATCGGAGACGAAGTGGGAGGAAGCGAAGAAGAACAGCGATTTTGAAGGTTTCGAACCTTACTTAACGAAGATCGTTGCGTTCAAGCAAGAGTTTATTGATTATTGGGGCGTGAAAAACACCAGATACGACACACTCCTTGATATGTATGAGCCGGATTTAACGGTGGAAAAGGTGGATGCTATTTTTGACCGTCTGAAAGCGCGCCTGGTACCGCTGGTTCATGCGATCCAGAAATCGCCCTACAAGCCGAGAACGGACTTCTTGAAGCAGCTGTTCCCGAAAGAACAGCAGGAGAAATTCAGTTTGTTCCTGCTGGAGCAGATGGGCTACGACTTTGAAGCGGGACGTTTGGACGAGAGTGTGCATCCATTTGCAACGGGCTTAAACCCTGGAGACGTGCGCATTACGACCATGTATCTTCCGGACGATGTGCTAAGTGCGGTATTCAGCTCTTTGCATGAGGGCGGGCATGCCCTTTATGAGCAAAATATCGATAAAGAGCTTGCAGGAACGCCGCTCTCCGGCGGTACCTCGATGGGCATCCATGAATCTCAATCCCGATTGTGGGAAAATATGATTGGTCGCAGTCGCCCGTTCTGGCGCCGTTATTTCGCGGATCTGCAGCAGCACTTCCCAGAACAATTGAAGGACGTGGACATCGAGGATTTTTATTTGGCCGCGAACAAGGTAGAGAACTCTCTGATTCGAATTGAGGCGGATGAGCTTACTTATAACCTGCACATCATTATTCGTTATGAGATCGAGAAGAAACTCTTTAACGAAGGTTTGGCCGTGAAGGATCTGCCGGAGACCTGGAACGCGAAGTATAAAGAATACCTCGGCATTATGCCGCCAAATGACGGAATGGGCGTTCTGCAGGACGTTCACTGGTCCGGCGGGGATTTCGGATATTTCGCTTCGTATTCCCTTGGCAATATGTATGCGGCCCAGATGCTTCACACGATGCGCAAAGAACTGCCAAACCTCGACCAGCTTATCGAAGAGGGGAACCTCGCCCCGATCAAGGAATGGCTGACGGACAAGGTTTACAAGTACGGAAAGAGCGAGAAGCCGTCCGAGATCATCGTGCGCGTCACCGGAGAAGAATTGAATCCGGACTATCTGGCCGATTATCTCGAAGAGAAGTATAAAGAGATTTACAAACTTTGA
- a CDS encoding ABC transporter substrate-binding protein translates to MKRQKWWGLALTMLLVCGVALAGCGGGGSATKVKIGEVTRSIFYAPQYVALEKGFFKEEGLDVELQTTPGGDKTMTALLSGAIDVALVGSETSIYVYQQGSEDPVINFGQVTQTDGTFLMARDEGAFDWNNLKGKVFLGQRKGGMPQMAGEFTLRKKGIDPHADLELIQNIDFANIASAYASGTGEFVQLFEPQASIFEKEGRGKVVASFGVESGRLPYTVFMTKQSFIDKNDATVQKFTNALYKAQQWVDASSPEDIADAIMPYFKDSDRDIVVSSVKRYKEQGSYATDPIVDEAEWNNLLDVMEQAGELKERVAPETIVNNSFAEKAKQAK, encoded by the coding sequence ATGAAGCGTCAAAAATGGTGGGGGCTGGCGTTAACCATGCTGCTTGTTTGCGGAGTGGCGCTTGCCGGGTGCGGTGGCGGCGGATCGGCTACGAAGGTCAAGATTGGCGAAGTGACGCGCTCGATCTTCTACGCGCCGCAGTACGTCGCATTGGAAAAAGGATTTTTTAAGGAAGAGGGGCTTGATGTCGAGCTGCAGACGACCCCTGGCGGAGACAAAACGATGACGGCCCTGCTGTCAGGAGCCATCGATGTGGCACTTGTCGGCTCGGAAACTTCGATTTACGTGTATCAACAGGGCTCTGAAGATCCGGTCATTAACTTCGGACAGGTGACGCAGACAGACGGGACATTTTTGATGGCCAGGGATGAGGGCGCATTTGACTGGAACAACCTGAAGGGTAAAGTATTCCTCGGTCAGCGTAAAGGCGGAATGCCGCAGATGGCAGGCGAGTTTACGCTCCGTAAAAAAGGGATCGATCCGCACGCGGACCTGGAACTGATTCAGAATATCGATTTTGCGAATATCGCCTCTGCTTATGCTTCCGGCACCGGTGAATTTGTTCAGCTCTTTGAACCGCAGGCCTCCATCTTTGAAAAAGAAGGCCGTGGCAAAGTGGTGGCTTCCTTTGGCGTAGAAAGCGGACGACTGCCATATACCGTATTCATGACAAAACAGAGCTTTATCGACAAAAACGATGCCACGGTGCAGAAGTTTACGAATGCCCTGTACAAGGCACAGCAATGGGTGGATGCGAGCAGCCCCGAAGATATCGCGGATGCAATCATGCCTTATTTTAAGGATAGCGACCGCGACATCGTAGTGTCTTCCGTTAAACGCTACAAGGAGCAGGGCAGCTATGCGACCGATCCGATCGTGGACGAGGCGGAATGGAACAATCTGCTGGACGTGATGGAGCAGGCCGGGGAACTGAAAGAACGTGTAGCGCCTGAAACAATCGTCAACAACAGCTTTGCCGAGAAAGCGAAACAAGCCAAATGA
- a CDS encoding ABC transporter ATP-binding protein produces MVPVVELNDIAHVYVTDREASLAVEGIQLKVEPGEFISLVGPSGCGKTTILSVIAGLLQPSKGAAYVNGKPVNGPSPAVGYMLQQDYLFPWRTIMDNALIGLELTERLNPESRGIVQSLLKEMGLGDSGNLYPAQLSGGMRQRVALVRTLATDPGLLLLDEPFSALDYQTKLQLEDLIVDTLKERGKTAILVTHDLSEAIAMSDRVILLNRNPGRIHRMFNIPENIRQVQPFYARKEPGFNELFHEIWGEMQTIGKE; encoded by the coding sequence ATGGTACCGGTAGTTGAATTGAACGATATCGCTCACGTATATGTCACGGATCGGGAAGCCTCTCTGGCTGTGGAAGGGATTCAATTGAAGGTGGAACCGGGGGAGTTCATCAGCCTGGTTGGGCCTAGCGGCTGCGGCAAGACAACGATTTTGTCTGTCATTGCCGGCTTGCTGCAGCCATCTAAAGGAGCCGCTTATGTGAACGGCAAACCGGTAAACGGGCCGTCGCCGGCGGTCGGGTACATGCTGCAGCAGGACTATTTATTTCCTTGGCGCACCATTATGGATAACGCCTTGATCGGCTTGGAACTGACGGAGCGGTTGAATCCGGAAAGTCGCGGTATCGTTCAGAGTTTGCTCAAGGAGATGGGCCTTGGGGACAGCGGCAACCTCTATCCCGCCCAGCTGTCAGGCGGAATGAGACAGCGGGTTGCACTTGTAAGGACCTTGGCGACGGATCCGGGCCTGCTATTGCTGGATGAACCTTTCTCCGCACTCGATTATCAGACGAAGCTGCAGCTTGAAGATCTGATCGTGGACACCTTGAAGGAGCGCGGGAAGACCGCCATCCTGGTGACCCATGATTTGTCCGAAGCCATTGCGATGAGCGATCGGGTCATTCTCCTGAACCGCAACCCGGGGAGGATTCACCGAATGTTCAATATTCCTGAGAACATACGTCAGGTACAGCCTTTTTATGCTCGTAAGGAGCCGGGGTTCAACGAATTGTTTCATGAGATCTGGGGCGAAATGCAAACGATCGGGAAGGAGTGA
- a CDS encoding ABC transporter permease produces the protein MTSRDEPHASSSKGWLQDIYVKHMKRKKSLRRRVLTVQLSMLLLFFIWWEAAGRFKWIDVLLFSYPTKIFANIWGNMISGELWGHLGITVGETVVGFLLGTLVGTLLAVFIWWSPFLNKVLDPYMVVFNSMPKVALGPIFIVMFGAGFTAIVVTTLSITVIVTTLVVYNSFHEVDSNLIKVVRTFGGTKRQVFQRVILPASYPAIVSTLKVNVGMAWVGVIVGEFLVAKSGLGYLIMYGFQVFNFTLVLSSLLIIAVVATAMYQMVVYIERKLLTHR, from the coding sequence ATGACATCAAGGGATGAGCCTCATGCTTCTTCTTCGAAGGGCTGGCTCCAGGATATTTATGTAAAACACATGAAGCGCAAGAAAAGTTTACGCAGACGCGTGCTGACCGTCCAGCTTAGCATGCTGCTGCTATTCTTTATCTGGTGGGAAGCGGCGGGGAGATTCAAATGGATAGACGTGCTGCTCTTCAGCTATCCGACCAAAATTTTTGCCAACATATGGGGGAATATGATCAGCGGCGAGTTATGGGGGCACTTGGGGATCACGGTAGGGGAGACGGTTGTCGGATTCCTGCTCGGTACGCTGGTAGGCACGCTGCTCGCCGTATTCATCTGGTGGTCACCGTTTCTTAACAAGGTTCTGGATCCCTATATGGTTGTGTTCAACAGTATGCCGAAAGTAGCGCTGGGTCCGATATTTATCGTGATGTTTGGCGCAGGTTTTACGGCTATTGTTGTCACTACGTTATCCATCACGGTCATCGTGACCACGCTTGTTGTATACAACAGTTTTCATGAGGTGGATTCCAATCTGATCAAGGTCGTCCGGACGTTCGGCGGAACCAAGCGCCAGGTGTTTCAGCGGGTTATTTTGCCAGCTTCGTATCCGGCGATCGTATCAACGCTCAAGGTCAATGTGGGCATGGCATGGGTCGGCGTCATCGTCGGCGAATTTCTGGTCGCCAAATCGGGTCTCGGTTACTTGATTATGTACGGGTTTCAGGTATTCAATTTCACGCTTGTGCTGTCGAGTCTGCTCATTATCGCCGTCGTGGCAACAGCCATGTATCAAATGGTGGTATATATAGAAAGGAAATTGCTGACTCATCGTTAA
- a CDS encoding aromatic acid exporter family protein, whose product MGFRVIKTAAASLLAILITDALNIPGATSAGLLAILGVDVTRKRSVRSISSRLFASLLGLVLACILFYFLGFHYWVLALYILLAFPAISKANFKEGIVTSSVVVFRVFQGEEIGMDILLTQIELLIIGLGSAMLVNLVYMPNSEGAMMEIRQKVDGLFSVIFRHFSLTLRDPEHIWDGKELIEANRQIEKGIEEAKRASENQMIHPDGSWNIYFYMRKEQMENIQSMMHQISQVYERLPHGVLTAEIFDQLSKDVVAEGYTGKSEGLLIELEDRFKEMELPTTREEFEVRSAILQLCHELEYYLNISKKYKAPTAKKPQKRADSAV is encoded by the coding sequence ATGGGATTTCGTGTCATCAAAACGGCTGCGGCAAGCCTGCTTGCCATCTTAATTACAGATGCCTTGAACATACCGGGGGCTACGTCCGCCGGTCTTCTTGCTATACTTGGCGTTGACGTCACGCGAAAACGGAGTGTGCGCTCCATATCGTCCAGATTGTTCGCTTCATTGCTGGGTCTGGTGCTGGCGTGTATTCTATTTTATTTTCTCGGATTTCATTATTGGGTATTGGCTCTATACATATTGCTTGCCTTTCCCGCGATTTCGAAGGCGAACTTCAAGGAAGGCATCGTAACCAGCTCGGTCGTGGTGTTTCGGGTGTTCCAGGGGGAAGAGATCGGGATGGACATTTTGCTCACCCAAATTGAACTGTTGATCATCGGTCTCGGATCGGCGATGCTTGTGAACCTGGTTTATATGCCGAACAGCGAGGGAGCGATGATGGAGATCCGCCAGAAGGTGGACGGGCTCTTCTCCGTCATTTTCCGTCACTTCTCGCTTACGCTTCGGGATCCTGAACATATATGGGACGGGAAAGAGCTGATTGAGGCCAACCGGCAGATTGAGAAAGGAATTGAGGAAGCGAAGCGGGCATCGGAGAACCAGATGATTCATCCGGACGGCTCCTGGAACATCTATTTTTATATGCGGAAGGAACAGATGGAGAATATCCAGAGCATGATGCATCAAATATCCCAGGTGTACGAGCGGCTTCCTCACGGTGTGCTGACGGCGGAAATATTCGATCAATTAAGCAAGGATGTCGTTGCCGAAGGATATACGGGCAAGTCCGAAGGATTGCTGATTGAGCTGGAGGACAGGTTCAAGGAGATGGAACTGCCGACTACTCGCGAAGAATTCGAGGTCCGTTCCGCGATCCTGCAGCTATGCCATGAGCTGGAATACTATTTGAATATTTCAAAGAAGTATAAGGCGCCCACGGCAAAAAAACCGCAGAAGCGCGCGGATTCGGCCGTATAG
- a CDS encoding outer spore coat protein CotE, with product MSLSHKHQCREIITKAICGKGRKFSTVTHTVTPPNNPTSILGAWIINHQYEAVAAGDGIEVIGTYDVNIWYSYDKNSQTDVAKETVSYVERVPLSYLDPKHRASTVEVSAEATQEPSCVEASVSSNGTSVILRVEREYAVELIAETKVVVKVCSHHHGDYEDKEFDYVLGDEVDDYEDLDYEGLEDEL from the coding sequence ATGTCATTGAGTCATAAACACCAATGTAGAGAAATCATCACGAAGGCGATCTGCGGCAAGGGTCGTAAATTCTCTACCGTAACACATACCGTGACTCCGCCTAATAATCCGACCAGTATTTTGGGGGCTTGGATTATAAACCATCAATACGAGGCGGTTGCCGCCGGAGACGGAATTGAAGTTATTGGTACTTACGATGTTAACATCTGGTATTCCTATGACAAAAATTCACAGACCGATGTGGCGAAAGAAACGGTATCGTATGTAGAACGCGTGCCTCTTTCCTATCTGGATCCGAAGCATCGTGCATCCACGGTGGAAGTGTCGGCTGAAGCGACACAGGAGCCGAGCTGCGTTGAGGCCAGCGTATCCTCGAATGGCACGAGTGTCATTCTGCGGGTAGAGAGAGAGTACGCGGTGGAGCTGATTGCCGAGACCAAGGTCGTTGTCAAAGTATGCAGCCATCATCATGGCGATTACGAGGACAAAGAATTCGATTACGTCCTGGGAGACGAAGTCGATGATTACGAAGACCTTGATTACGAAGGTCTGGAGGATGAACTGTAA
- a CDS encoding putative amidoligase domain-containing protein: MAQFKVKPAAVKEYVPLKGAAVLLAQARLSRSGIPSLLGLGSVEEKHYTARYAVHVEQLSAVSIRSYQLGGGEVMFEPDPENGRYEDGLHRRLEKAALRSLYTLGVDEGEVIINARPERRYVVEDIRMKAGRIKTVMSAKGVPAAGFHAHNEDSESPLAAPLLMGMDPEFVLMKDNGEIVFASEFMERGGSVGSDAVRFRGEVIYPIAELRPLPRANPKALMIEMQKALRQAQSLITDRSLTWRAGALPYGDFPLGGHIHFSGVPLSLSLLQTLDNYLALPLALLEDPKGRFRRPRYGFLGDFRRQPYGGFEYRTLPSFLVSPLVAKVSLYVAYLAARYSDRLLARPFNTERYHRAYYEGDKSVLKECIAGWHRDLSALPEYSDFAREIELALAHMEAGRAWDESRDIRPLWNIPV, translated from the coding sequence ATGGCTCAATTTAAAGTAAAACCAGCTGCTGTAAAAGAATATGTACCCTTGAAGGGAGCTGCTGTGCTTCTCGCGCAGGCACGTCTGTCCAGATCCGGAATACCGTCCCTTCTGGGCTTGGGCTCGGTTGAGGAAAAGCATTACACGGCCAGGTACGCGGTTCATGTTGAGCAGCTGTCCGCAGTCTCGATCCGCTCCTATCAGCTCGGCGGCGGTGAAGTCATGTTTGAGCCTGACCCCGAGAACGGGAGGTATGAGGATGGCCTGCATCGGCGATTGGAGAAAGCGGCCCTGCGGTCGCTGTATACGCTGGGCGTGGATGAAGGAGAGGTTATCATCAATGCCCGGCCCGAGCGAAGATATGTAGTCGAGGACATCCGCATGAAAGCGGGCCGGATTAAAACCGTCATGAGTGCGAAGGGGGTGCCGGCGGCAGGTTTTCACGCGCATAACGAAGACAGTGAATCCCCTTTGGCTGCGCCGCTGCTCATGGGGATGGATCCCGAGTTTGTGCTGATGAAGGATAACGGGGAGATTGTGTTTGCATCCGAATTTATGGAGCGCGGCGGATCGGTCGGCAGTGACGCCGTTCGTTTTCGGGGGGAGGTCATTTACCCCATTGCCGAGCTCAGACCGTTACCGAGAGCGAATCCGAAGGCGTTAATGATTGAAATGCAAAAAGCTCTGCGTCAAGCCCAGAGCCTGATTACCGATCGTTCGCTGACATGGAGGGCAGGAGCTCTGCCTTATGGTGATTTCCCGCTAGGCGGTCATATTCATTTCAGCGGAGTACCGCTCTCCCTGTCCCTTCTTCAGACGCTGGACAATTATCTGGCTCTGCCGCTGGCGCTGCTCGAAGACCCCAAGGGGCGTTTTCGCAGACCGCGTTATGGGTTCCTGGGGGATTTTCGGAGGCAGCCGTATGGCGGCTTTGAATACCGTACGCTTCCCAGCTTTCTCGTTTCCCCGCTTGTCGCGAAGGTGTCACTTTATGTTGCCTACCTGGCAGCTCGATACAGCGACCGTTTGCTGGCGAGGCCATTCAATACGGAGCGTTACCATCGCGCCTATTATGAAGGCGACAAGTCCGTGCTTAAAGAATGTATCGCAGGCTGGCACAGGGATTTATCAGCGCTGCCGGAATATTCGGACTTTGCCCGCGAAATCGAACTGGCGCTTGCTCACATGGAAGCGGGGCGGGCCTGGGATGAGAGCAGAGATATCAGGCCGCTATGGAATATTCCCGTTTAA